A region of Rhodoligotrophos appendicifer DNA encodes the following proteins:
- the fcl gene encoding GDP-L-fucose synthase, whose product MYELRGKRVWVAGHRGMVGSAVVRRLAAEDCEVLTSARAEVDLKRQTDVEAFLAAARPDAVVVAAAKVGGILANDTYPADFLYDNLMIEANIIHASYTVGVEKLLFLGSSCIYPKLAPQPIPEAALLTGPLEPTNEWYAIAKIAGIKLAQAYRKQHGCDFISAMPTNLYGSGDNFDLQSSHVLPALIRKAHEAKRRGETSITIWGTGTPRREFLHADDCADALVFLLKTYSGFEHVNVGSGEDVTILELAQRVAAAVGFSGEIVHDLTKPDGTPRKLMAADKLRSMGWSPKIDLDTGIARAYASFLAETVEATA is encoded by the coding sequence ATGTATGAGTTGCGGGGAAAAAGGGTTTGGGTCGCCGGTCACCGGGGCATGGTCGGCAGCGCCGTCGTCCGTCGGCTGGCCGCTGAGGACTGCGAGGTCCTCACCTCTGCCCGGGCCGAGGTGGATCTGAAGCGGCAGACTGACGTGGAGGCTTTCCTTGCGGCGGCCCGGCCCGATGCGGTGGTCGTCGCAGCGGCCAAGGTCGGGGGCATCCTCGCCAATGACACCTATCCCGCCGATTTCCTCTACGATAACCTCATGATCGAGGCCAACATCATCCATGCCTCCTACACGGTTGGCGTGGAGAAACTTCTCTTCCTCGGCTCCAGTTGCATCTATCCCAAGCTTGCGCCCCAGCCGATCCCCGAAGCGGCCCTGCTCACCGGCCCGCTCGAGCCCACCAACGAGTGGTATGCCATTGCCAAGATCGCCGGGATCAAGCTCGCCCAGGCCTATCGCAAACAGCATGGCTGCGACTTCATCTCCGCCATGCCGACGAACCTCTACGGCTCCGGCGACAATTTCGATCTGCAATCCAGCCACGTGCTTCCCGCCCTCATCCGCAAGGCCCACGAGGCCAAGCGGCGTGGGGAGACGTCGATCACCATCTGGGGCACCGGCACGCCGCGCCGGGAATTCCTTCACGCCGATGACTGCGCCGATGCCCTCGTTTTCCTGCTCAAGACCTATTCCGGTTTCGAGCATGTGAATGTCGGCTCCGGCGAGGATGTGACCATCCTGGAGCTTGCCCAGCGTGTCGCCGCCGCCGTGGGCTTCTCCGGCGAGATCGTCCACGACCTGACGAAGCCCGACGGCACCCCGCGCAAGCTGATGGCCGCCGACAAGCTCCGCTCCATGGGTTGGTCGCCGAAGATCGATCTCGACACCGGAATCGCCAGGGCCTATGCGAGTTTCCTCGCCGAGACGGTCGAGGCGACAGCCTGA
- a CDS encoding DMT family transporter yields MPVYLWMVGAVVFEVIGTSALQASHQMTRLAPSLLTVAGYAAAFYCLSHALTTLPVGIAYAIWSGLGIVLISAVGYFLLGQRIDLPGLIGIGFILVGVVIVNIFSTAGLHS; encoded by the coding sequence ATGCCGGTATATCTTTGGATGGTCGGCGCCGTAGTCTTCGAAGTCATCGGCACCAGCGCCCTGCAGGCGTCTCACCAGATGACCCGCCTTGCTCCGTCGCTGCTGACGGTCGCCGGCTATGCTGCCGCCTTCTATTGTCTGTCCCATGCCCTGACCACCCTCCCCGTCGGCATCGCCTATGCCATCTGGAGTGGCCTTGGGATCGTGCTGATTTCAGCCGTCGGCTATTTCCTCCTCGGCCAGCGCATCGATCTGCCCGGGCTGATCGGCATCGGCTTCATCCTTGTGGGCGTGGTGATCGTCAACATATTCTCCACCGCGGGCCTCCATTCCTAG
- a CDS encoding linear amide C-N hydrolase: protein MRLALPILLSLALGAAPAAHACTTLQLTAKDGAVVYGRTLEFGFDVKSEVLVLPAGTEMTGSMPDGGTGLRYKTKYGMAGANALGMNIMIDGISEKGLSLSALYFPGYASYAKATPETKDRAMAPQEFGAWVLGSFATLDEIKAGLDQVVLVATDVEALGGPAPLHFLVRDAEGRSIVIEPIDGTLVVSDNPVGVMTNSPTFDWHLTNLRNYTSLTARNLPTLVLGGGFALPQFGQGTGMAGLPGDSSSPSRFVRAVAFSQTALTPKTADEGVLQILHIMNNFDIPIGSVREVQGKEMHTDYTVWTSAADLKNLRWYFRTYEDQSIRVVDLKEALEGAKGQVGTIKMDGTPQPIENVSQQD, encoded by the coding sequence ATGCGCCTTGCACTTCCCATCCTGCTGTCCCTTGCCCTCGGTGCAGCTCCCGCCGCTCACGCCTGCACCACCCTGCAGCTGACGGCCAAAGATGGCGCGGTCGTCTATGGCCGCACCCTGGAGTTCGGGTTCGATGTCAAATCGGAGGTCCTGGTGCTTCCCGCCGGCACCGAGATGACCGGCAGCATGCCCGATGGCGGCACAGGATTGCGCTACAAGACGAAATACGGGATGGCGGGCGCCAATGCGCTCGGGATGAACATCATGATCGATGGCATCAGCGAGAAGGGCCTGAGCCTCAGCGCGCTCTATTTCCCGGGCTATGCCTCCTATGCCAAGGCCACGCCGGAGACCAAGGACCGGGCCATGGCGCCGCAGGAATTCGGCGCCTGGGTGCTCGGCAGTTTCGCGACCCTGGACGAGATCAAGGCCGGCCTCGACCAGGTGGTGCTGGTGGCGACCGATGTGGAAGCGCTGGGCGGCCCTGCGCCGCTGCACTTCCTGGTGCGGGATGCTGAAGGGCGGTCGATCGTCATCGAACCCATCGACGGCACGCTGGTGGTCTCGGACAATCCGGTGGGCGTCATGACGAACTCGCCCACCTTCGACTGGCATCTCACGAATTTGCGCAATTACACCAGCCTCACGGCCCGCAACCTGCCGACCTTGGTGCTGGGGGGCGGCTTCGCGCTGCCGCAATTCGGCCAGGGCACCGGGATGGCAGGGCTGCCCGGGGATTCGAGCTCGCCGTCGCGCTTCGTGCGGGCGGTCGCTTTCAGCCAGACGGCACTCACGCCCAAGACGGCCGATGAGGGCGTGCTGCAGATCCTGCACATCATGAACAATTTCGACATCCCGATCGGCTCGGTGCGGGAGGTCCAGGGCAAGGAGATGCATACGGATTACACCGTGTGGACGAGTGCGGCAGACCTCAAGAACCTGCGCTGGTACTTCCGCACCTATGAGGATCAGAGCATCCGCGTCGTCGATCTGAAGGAGGCGCTCGAGGGGGCAAAGGGCCAGGTGGGAACGATCAAGATGGACGGCACGCCGCAGCCGATCGAGAACGTCTCACAGCAGGACTAG